The Streptomyces sp. NBC_01197 genome window below encodes:
- a CDS encoding ATP-dependent helicase → MVRSALDSFSPATRSWFTGAFSAPTPAQDGAWRAIGAGSDVLVVAPTGSGKTLAAFLAALDQLASAPPPAEARKRCRVLYVSPLKALAVDVERNLRSPLTGIRQESVRLGLPEPDLRVGIRSGDTPAAERRSMALRPPDILITTPESLFLMLTSSARDALAGVETVILDEVHAVAGTKRGAHLAVSLERLDELLPRPARRIGLSATVRPVDEIARYLSPQRKAEIVQPPSGKEFDLSVVVPVEDLGELGGSPASDTDPDKAEKPSIWPHVEERIADLVQAHRSTIVFANSRRLAERLCNRLNEIAYERATGEIMPEAHSPAEVMAESGAAKGAPALLARAHHGSVSKEQRAQVEEDLKAGRLPAVVATSSLELGIDMGAVDLVIQVESPPSVASGLQRVGRAGHQVGAVSTGVVFPKYRGDLVQAAVVTERMRTGSIEALRVPSNPLDVLAQQLVAMVALDSWQADDLLAVVRRAAPFAALPESAFTAVLDMLAGRYPSDAFAELRPRVVWDRIAGTVTGRPGAQRLAVTSGGTIPDRGLFGVFLAGADPKKGGGRVGELDEEMVYESRVGDVFTLGTTSWRIEDITRDRVLVTPAPGVPGRLPFWKGDQLGRPLELGRAVGAFLREVGGLAPDDARLRLLAAGLDAWAADNVLSYLDEQRRACGHVPDDRTIVVERFRDELGDWRVVVHSPFGAQVHAPWALALGAKLSERYGMDAQVMHADDGIVLRLPDADLMGLDLLDGDPAAPGVEYDTEQAPLGAADVAFDKGEINQIVTDQVGSSALFASRFRECAARALLLPRRSPGKRTPLWQQRQRASQLLQVASEFGSFPIVLEAVRECLQDVFDVPGLTELMGDIESRRVRLVEVTTAEPSPFARSLLFGYVAQFLYEGDSPLAERRAAALSLDSRLLAELLGRAELRELLDADVLDELERELQWLTDDRRIKDAEGVADRLRLLGPLTDAELAERGAEPHWASGLAASRRAIRVRIAGTGHWAAIEDAGRLRDALGTALPVGVPEAFTEPVKDPLGDLLSRFARTHGPFTSSTAAARFGLGSAVTDGALQRLASAGRVVQGEFHPSGIGQEWCDATVLRRLRRRSLAALREELEPVPPEALASFLPQWQHLGAGSLRGIDGLARAVEQLQGAPVPASALERLILPSRVSGYTPALLDELTTTGEVLWAGAGALPGKDGWISLFLADSAPLLVPPPHPLELSALHESVLQALAPGYGLFFRQLKDHVRATTHPDCTDPQLADAIWDLAWSGRLTNDTLAPLRSLLGSGRTAGSTAHRARRMVPRGRYGTLTAAARPVSRTGPPTVAGRWSLLPAAEPEATHRAHALARTLLDRHGVVTRGAVSAEGVEGGFSAVYRILSAFEDSGQARRGYVVEGLGAAQFAMDGAVDRLRAAATARDRTDSGAPGRALVLAAADPANAYGAALPWPESPGGVGHKPGRKAGALVVLVDGELILYMERGGKSLLAWPTEPDHPGLLAAGQALAAAAASGALGTVTVERTNGASALTSDLGRTLEAAGFVATPRGLRLRG, encoded by the coding sequence ATGGTGAGGTCAGCGCTCGACTCCTTCTCCCCCGCGACCCGTAGCTGGTTCACGGGGGCCTTCTCCGCGCCCACCCCGGCCCAGGACGGCGCGTGGCGGGCGATCGGTGCGGGGTCCGACGTGCTGGTCGTGGCCCCGACCGGCTCCGGCAAGACGCTCGCGGCGTTCCTGGCCGCCCTCGACCAGCTGGCGTCAGCGCCACCGCCCGCCGAAGCCAGGAAGCGCTGCCGGGTCCTGTATGTCTCCCCGCTCAAGGCACTCGCCGTCGACGTCGAGCGCAATCTCCGCAGCCCGCTCACCGGCATCCGCCAGGAGTCGGTGCGGCTCGGGCTGCCGGAGCCCGACCTGCGTGTCGGTATCCGCTCCGGCGACACCCCCGCCGCCGAGCGGCGGTCGATGGCGCTCCGGCCACCGGACATCCTGATCACCACCCCCGAGTCGCTGTTCCTGATGCTCACGTCGTCCGCGCGTGACGCGCTGGCGGGCGTCGAGACGGTGATTCTCGACGAGGTCCACGCGGTGGCCGGTACGAAGCGGGGGGCGCATCTCGCCGTCTCCCTGGAGCGGCTGGACGAGCTGCTGCCGCGCCCGGCCCGCCGTATCGGGCTGTCCGCGACGGTCAGGCCGGTGGACGAGATCGCCCGCTATCTCTCACCGCAGCGCAAGGCCGAGATCGTGCAGCCACCCTCCGGCAAGGAGTTCGACCTCTCGGTGGTCGTCCCCGTTGAGGACCTCGGTGAGCTGGGCGGCTCCCCGGCGTCCGACACGGACCCGGACAAGGCGGAGAAGCCCTCCATCTGGCCGCATGTCGAGGAGCGCATCGCGGATCTGGTCCAGGCACACCGCTCGACGATCGTCTTCGCCAACTCCCGCCGGCTGGCGGAGCGCCTGTGCAACAGGCTGAACGAGATCGCGTACGAGCGGGCCACCGGCGAGATCATGCCGGAGGCCCACTCCCCCGCCGAGGTGATGGCCGAGTCGGGCGCCGCCAAGGGCGCGCCGGCGCTGCTCGCCCGCGCCCACCACGGCTCGGTGTCCAAGGAGCAGCGGGCCCAGGTCGAGGAGGATCTCAAGGCGGGCCGGCTGCCTGCCGTGGTGGCCACCTCAAGTCTTGAGCTCGGGATCGATATGGGGGCGGTCGATCTGGTCATCCAGGTCGAGTCACCGCCGTCGGTGGCCTCCGGCCTCCAGCGGGTGGGGCGCGCGGGGCACCAGGTGGGCGCCGTCTCCACGGGCGTCGTCTTCCCCAAGTACCGGGGGGACCTGGTGCAGGCCGCCGTGGTGACCGAGCGGATGCGGACCGGCTCGATCGAGGCGCTGCGGGTCCCGTCGAACCCGCTGGACGTACTGGCTCAGCAGCTGGTCGCCATGGTGGCTCTCGACAGCTGGCAGGCCGACGACCTGCTGGCGGTGGTGCGCCGCGCGGCACCGTTCGCCGCGCTTCCCGAGTCCGCCTTCACGGCGGTCCTGGACATGCTCGCCGGACGCTATCCGTCGGACGCCTTCGCGGAGTTGCGTCCGCGCGTGGTGTGGGACCGGATCGCCGGTACGGTCACGGGCCGCCCAGGGGCGCAGCGCCTCGCTGTCACCTCCGGCGGCACCATCCCCGACCGCGGCCTCTTCGGAGTCTTCCTCGCCGGTGCCGACCCCAAGAAGGGCGGCGGGCGGGTCGGCGAACTGGACGAGGAGATGGTCTACGAGTCCAGGGTGGGCGACGTCTTCACCCTCGGCACCACGTCCTGGCGTATCGAGGACATCACCCGCGACCGGGTGCTGGTCACCCCGGCCCCGGGCGTGCCGGGCCGGCTGCCGTTCTGGAAGGGCGACCAGCTGGGCCGCCCGCTCGAACTGGGCCGCGCCGTGGGCGCGTTCCTCCGTGAGGTGGGCGGCCTCGCCCCGGACGACGCCCGGCTGCGGCTGCTCGCTGCCGGACTCGATGCCTGGGCCGCTGACAACGTCCTCTCCTACCTGGACGAGCAGCGCCGCGCCTGCGGCCATGTGCCGGACGACCGGACCATCGTCGTGGAGCGGTTCCGGGACGAGCTGGGCGACTGGCGGGTGGTCGTCCACTCCCCGTTCGGCGCGCAGGTGCACGCACCCTGGGCGCTCGCACTCGGCGCCAAGCTCTCCGAGCGGTACGGGATGGATGCCCAGGTCATGCACGCCGACGACGGGATCGTGCTGCGGCTCCCCGACGCCGATCTGATGGGCCTCGACCTGCTGGACGGCGATCCGGCCGCACCGGGCGTCGAGTACGACACCGAGCAGGCCCCGCTCGGAGCGGCCGACGTGGCCTTCGACAAGGGCGAGATCAATCAGATCGTCACCGACCAGGTCGGCAGCTCGGCCCTCTTCGCCTCCCGTTTCCGTGAGTGCGCCGCCCGCGCCCTCCTCCTGCCGCGCCGCAGCCCCGGCAAGCGGACACCACTGTGGCAGCAGCGCCAGCGGGCCTCTCAACTCCTCCAGGTCGCGAGCGAGTTCGGCTCGTTTCCCATCGTCCTGGAAGCCGTACGTGAATGCCTTCAGGACGTGTTCGACGTACCGGGTCTCACCGAGCTGATGGGCGACATCGAGTCGCGCCGCGTCCGCCTCGTCGAGGTCACCACGGCCGAGCCCTCACCGTTCGCCCGCTCGCTGCTCTTCGGCTATGTCGCCCAGTTCCTGTACGAGGGCGACTCCCCGCTCGCCGAGCGCCGGGCGGCGGCCCTCTCGCTGGACTCCCGGCTCCTTGCCGAGCTGCTCGGACGGGCCGAGCTGCGCGAGCTGCTGGACGCCGACGTGCTGGACGAGCTGGAGCGCGAGCTCCAGTGGCTGACGGATGACCGGCGGATCAAGGACGCCGAGGGGGTCGCGGACCGGCTGCGGCTGCTCGGCCCGCTGACCGACGCCGAGCTGGCCGAGCGCGGGGCGGAGCCGCACTGGGCATCCGGCCTCGCGGCCTCCCGCCGGGCCATCCGGGTCCGTATCGCGGGCACCGGCCACTGGGCGGCGATCGAGGACGCGGGCAGACTGCGTGACGCGCTCGGCACCGCCCTCCCGGTGGGCGTCCCCGAGGCCTTCACCGAGCCGGTCAAGGATCCACTCGGCGATCTGCTCTCCCGCTTCGCACGGACACACGGCCCGTTCACCTCGTCGACGGCGGCGGCCCGCTTCGGCCTGGGCAGCGCGGTCACGGACGGCGCGCTGCAGCGGCTCGCCTCGGCGGGCCGGGTCGTCCAGGGCGAGTTCCACCCGTCCGGCATCGGCCAGGAGTGGTGCGACGCCACGGTGCTGCGCAGGCTCCGCCGCCGCTCCCTCGCGGCACTGCGCGAGGAGCTCGAACCGGTACCGCCCGAGGCGCTCGCCTCGTTCCTGCCGCAGTGGCAGCACCTCGGGGCCGGCAGTCTGCGGGGCATCGACGGCCTGGCGCGCGCCGTCGAGCAGCTCCAGGGGGCGCCCGTCCCCGCCTCCGCCCTGGAGAGACTGATCCTGCCGTCACGGGTCTCCGGTTACACACCGGCGCTCCTGGACGAACTCACCACCACCGGGGAGGTCCTCTGGGCCGGTGCGGGCGCTCTCCCCGGCAAGGACGGCTGGATCTCCCTCTTCCTCGCGGACAGCGCACCGCTGCTCGTTCCACCACCCCACCCACTGGAACTGAGCGCACTGCACGAGTCCGTTCTCCAGGCCCTGGCCCCCGGCTACGGACTCTTCTTCCGCCAGCTCAAGGACCACGTCCGCGCCACCACCCACCCGGACTGCACCGATCCCCAACTGGCCGACGCCATCTGGGACCTGGCCTGGTCGGGGAGGCTGACCAACGACACCCTGGCTCCGCTCCGCTCCCTGCTCGGCTCGGGCCGGACGGCCGGCTCCACCGCCCACCGGGCCCGCCGCATGGTCCCGCGGGGGCGGTACGGCACCCTCACCGCGGCGGCGCGCCCCGTCTCGCGGACCGGCCCGCCGACCGTGGCGGGCCGGTGGTCCCTGCTCCCGGCCGCCGAGCCGGAGGCGACCCACCGCGCGCACGCCCTGGCCCGTACGCTCCTGGACCGGCACGGTGTCGTCACCCGCGGCGCGGTATCGGCCGAGGGGGTCGAGGGCGGCTTCTCCGCGGTCTACCGCATCCTCTCCGCGTTCGAGGACAGCGGGCAGGCACGGCGGGGCTATGTCGTGGAGGGCCTGGGCGCGGCCCAGTTCGCGATGGACGGCGCGGTCGACCGGCTGCGCGCGGCGGCCACCGCCCGCGACCGTACGGATTCAGGGGCGCCGGGCCGGGCACTGGTGCTCGCCGCGGCGGATCCGGCGAACGCGTACGGAGCGGCGCTGCCCTGGCCGGAGTCCCCGGGCGGGGTGGGCCACAAGCCCGGACGCAAGGCGGGCGCTCTGGTCGTCCTGGTGGACGGAGAGCTGATCCTCTACATGGAGCGCGGTGGCAAGAGCCTGCTGGCCTGGCCCACCGAGCCCGACCACCCCGGACTGCTGGCCGCCGGACAGGCACTTGCCGCGGCGGCGGCTTCGGGCGCGCTGGGCACCGTGACCGTGGAGCGCACCAACGGCGCGTCCGCCCTCACCTCCGACCTGGGCCGGACCCTGGAGGCAGCCGGTTTCGTCGCCACGCCGAGGGGGCTGCGGCTGAGAGGCTGA
- a CDS encoding Fpg/Nei family DNA glycosylase — MPEGDSVHQAARRLHTALAGHTVTRFDLRVPRFATADLTGRTILDVTPRGKHLLMRIEGGLTLHSHLRMDGAWKVYAPGERWRGGPSYEIRAVIGTAGHTAVGYRLPVLELLRTAEESTVVGHLGPDLLGPDWEPGRALTNLLADPGRPLVEALLDQRNLAGIGNVFAAEICFVLRATPWLPVGELPRPERAVTVAKKLLEANRDRPVRTTTGRPNQRLYVYGRAPRPCLRCGTSVRRANRTDSGNASRERPTYWCPTCQTGPTSLAAPGSPTDPAVPTKPQPPPTL, encoded by the coding sequence ATGCCCGAAGGAGACAGCGTCCACCAGGCCGCCCGGCGGCTGCACACGGCGCTCGCCGGCCACACCGTCACCCGGTTCGACCTGCGCGTTCCGCGATTCGCCACCGCCGACCTCACCGGGCGGACCATCCTCGACGTCACCCCGCGCGGCAAACATCTGCTGATGCGCATCGAGGGCGGCCTCACCCTGCACAGCCATCTGCGGATGGACGGCGCCTGGAAGGTCTACGCACCGGGCGAGCGCTGGCGCGGCGGCCCCTCGTACGAGATCCGCGCCGTGATCGGAACGGCCGGGCACACCGCCGTCGGCTACCGCCTCCCCGTGCTGGAACTGCTACGGACCGCCGAGGAGAGCACGGTCGTGGGCCACCTCGGCCCGGATCTCCTGGGCCCCGACTGGGAGCCGGGCAGAGCGCTCACCAACCTGCTGGCAGATCCCGGCCGACCGCTCGTCGAAGCCCTTCTCGACCAGCGCAACCTCGCCGGTATCGGCAATGTCTTCGCTGCGGAGATCTGCTTCGTACTGCGCGCCACGCCCTGGCTGCCCGTTGGCGAACTGCCCCGGCCGGAAAGAGCGGTGACCGTCGCGAAGAAACTCCTGGAGGCCAACCGCGACCGCCCGGTCCGCACCACGACGGGCCGGCCGAACCAACGTCTGTACGTCTACGGACGCGCGCCCCGCCCCTGTCTGCGCTGCGGCACCTCCGTACGCCGGGCCAACCGGACCGACAGCGGCAACGCCAGCCGTGAACGCCCGACGTACTGGTGCCCCACCTGCCAAACGGGCCCCACCAGCCTCGCCGCCCCCGGCAGTCCCACCGACCCCGCCGTCCCCACCAAGCCCCAGCCCCCGCCCACCCTCTAG